The following are encoded together in the Daucus carota subsp. sativus chromosome 5, DH1 v3.0, whole genome shotgun sequence genome:
- the LOC108223840 gene encoding protein DJ-1 homolog B, which translates to MIIKTHSPLSFPVSHREYSFNFTPKPSFLTTPSLSSKRFSISAAMAKEALVPIANGTEPIEAAMIIDILRRAEANVTVASVEKQLLVNACHGVNIVADALITDCANTTFDLIALPGGLPGASTLKECATLESIVKKQAAEGRLYAAICASPAVAFGSWGVLKGLKATCYPSFMEQLSSTATTVESRVQQDGRAITSRGPGTTMEFSVALVEQLFGKDKADSVTGPLVMRSNPGDEYTIAELNTVKWISSDPPKVLVPIANGSEEMEAISIIDVLRRAKAEVIVASVEDTLETVATRKLKIVADMLIDEASKLSYDLIVLPGGLPGAQKFASSETLVELLKKQKSSGKPYGAICASPALVLEPHGLLEGKKATAFPSLCEKLSDQSLIDKRIVVDGNVITSKGPGSALEFSLAIVEKLFGRQKALELGKTMLV; encoded by the exons atgataataaaaaccCACAGTCCTCTCTCATTTCCTGTCTCTCATCGAGAATACTCCTTCAATTTCACTCCCAAACCTTCCTTCTTAACAACACCTTCACTTTCATCGAAGCGTTTCTCAATCTCAGCAGCTATGGCTAAG GAAGCTCTGGTACCGATTGCCAACGGAACGGAGCCGATTGAGGCGGCGATGATAATAGATATCCTCCGTCGAGCTGAAGCTAATGTCACCGTGGCTtcggtggagaagcagcttctggTGAATGCTTGTCACGGTGTCAACATCGTAGCTGATGCTTTGATTACAGACTGTGCTAATACTACTTTCGATCTCATCGCCTTACCT GGAGGATTGCCTGGTGCATCCACTCTTAAAGAATGTGCAACTTTGGAAAGTATTGTCAAGAAACAGGCTGCGGAGGGTCGACTTTATGCGGCCATTTGTGCGAGTCCAGCTGTTGCTTTTGGATCATGGGGAGTGCTCAAGGGGCTCAAA GCTACTTGTTATCCGTCATTTATGGAGCAGTTATCTTCCACTGCAACTACGGTGGAATCACGAGTCCAACAGGATGGCAGAGCAATAACAAGTCGTGGTCCAGGCACCACTATGGAGTTCTCTGTTGCACTAGTTGAGCAGTTGTTTGGAAAAGACAAAGCAGATAGTGTTACTGGGCCTCTA GTGATGCGTTCCAATCCTGGGGATGAATATACTATTGCTGAGCTAAACACAGTCAAGTGGATATCTAGTGATCCTCCCAAG GTTCTTGTCCCAATTGCTAATGGGTCAGAGGAAATGGAAGCTATTTCAATCATCGATGTTCTGCGGCGAGCAAAGGCTGAGGTTATAGTAGCATCTGTCGAAGACACTCTAGAGACTGTAGCTACTCGTAAATTGAAGATAGTAGCAGACATGCTCATTGATGAGGCTTCTAAGCTATCGTATGACTTAATTGTATTACCA GGTGGGCTTCCAGGTGCCCAAAAGTTTGCTAGCTCAGAAACTCTAGTTGAATTGCTTAAGAAGCAGAAATCGTCTGGAAAACCCTACGGAGCTATATGTGCGTCCCCTGCTCTGGTTCTGGAGCCCCATGGCTTGCTTGAG GGTAAGAAGGCTACTGCATTTCCGTCATTGTGTGAAAAGCTGTCAGATCAAAGTTTAATAGATAAGAGGATTGTGGTTGATGGCAATGTCATAACTAGCAAAGGCCCAGGCTCTGCCTTGGAATTCTCACTCGCCATtgtggaaaagctgtttggtcGCCAGAAAGCACTAGAATTAGGTAAAACTATGCTTGTTTGA
- the LOC108203663 gene encoding AAA-ATPase ASD, mitochondrial-like — protein sequence MISGEMWTSIGSVLASLMFLWAMFKQYFPYDISRFFQRYGHKLVSFFYPYIQITFHEYSGDGFHRATAYVAIQRYLAANSSGTANRLKADSVKDTETLVLSMDDQEEITDEYRGVRVWWASSMTTPKAQSISFFPREDDKRFYTLSFHKKYRELVTKSYLTHVLAEGKSIAVKNRQRKLYTNNKKETWSRYGRTMWSHVVFEHPASFETLALEVKVKMDIMNDLITFSKGKDYYAKVGKAWKRGYLLYGPPGTGKSTMIAAMANLLNYDVYDLELTSVKDNTELRKLLIDTSGKSIIVIEDIDCSLDLTGQRKKKGKDGESEDEKDAVKKAVENSGTDDGSKVTLSGLLNFIDGLWSACGGERIIVFTTNYLEKLDPALIRRGRMDKHIEMSYCSFEAFKVLARNYLDLEFHELFQRIEELLGETDMTPADVAENLMPKSAEEDGVSCLNCLISALEDAKVAVAKAKEEEKLKAEEEEKRKAEGEEKGKSEKKEDLKEKSGEETSGSKDVKENGAVVI from the coding sequence ATGATAAGTGGTGAAATGTGGACTAGCATAGGCTCTGTGCTCGCAAGCCTGATGTTTTTATGGGCTATGTTCAAGCAATATTTTCCATATGATATCAGCCGTTTTTTCCAGCGATATGGTCATAAACTTGTCTCTTTCTTCTACCCTTATATCCAAATCACATTCCATGAGTACTCTGGCGATGGTTTTCATCGTGCCACGGCCTATGTCGCGATTCAGCGTTACTTGGCTGCCAATTCCTCGGGGACAGCCAACAGACTGAAGGCTGATTCAGTAAAAGACACTGAAACACTTGTGCTTAGCATGGATGATCAAGAAGAAATCACCGACGAGTATCGAGGGGTTCGGGTATGGTGGGCTTCCAGCATGACCACGCCTAAGGCTCAGTCCATTTCTTTTTTTCCCCGGGAGGATGATAAGAGGTTTTATACATTGAGTTTCCACAAGAAGTATCGCGAATTGGTCACTAAGTCTTACTTGACTCATGTTTTGGCTGAAGGGAAATCTATTGCAGTGAAGAATCGACAGAGAAAGTTGTACACGAATAATAAGAAGGAGACGTGGTCTAGATATGGGAGGACTATGTGGAGTCATGTTGTGTTTGAGCATCCAGCTAGTTTCGAGACTCTTGCATTGGAGGTGAAGGTGAAGATGGATATCATGAATGATTTAATTACGTTTAGTAAGGGGAAAGATTATTATGCGAAAGTTGGGAAGGCTTGGAAAAGAGGGTACCTTCTTTATGGTCCTCCGGGTACTGGGAAATCTACTATGATAGCGGCTATGGCTAATCTGTTGAACTACGATGTGTATGATCTTGAGTTAACCTCTGTTAAGGATAATACAGAGTTGAGAAAGTTGCTTATTGATACTTCTGGGAAGTCGATTATAGTGATTGAGGACATTGATTGTTCTCTTGATCTCACAGGGCAGAGGAAAAAGAAGGGCAAGGACGGGGAATCTGAGGACGAAAAGGATGCTGTTAAAAAGGCCGTTGAAAATTCAGGGACTGATGATGGGAGCAAAGTGACTTTATCAGGGCTGCTGAATTTCATTGATGGCCTTTGGTCTGCTTGTGGAGGGGAAAGAATTATTGTCTTTACAACCAATTATCTGGAGAAACTTGACCCTGCTTTGATCCGAAGAGGGCGTATGGACAAGCATATTGAGATGTCTTATTGTTCGTTTGAGGCATTTAAGGTGCTTGCAAGGaattatttagatttagaatttCATGAACTATTTCAAAGAATTGAAGAGTTGCTTGGAGAAACTGATATGACTCCTGCTGATGTTGCGGAGAATCTGATGCCTAAGTCTGCTGAAGAGGACGGTGTGAGTTGCTTGAATTGTTTGATAAGTGCGCTAGAGGATGCAAAAGTTGCGGTAGCTAAAGCCAAGGAAGAAGAGAAACTCAAGGCGGAGGAAGAAGAGAAACGCAAGGCCGAGGGAGAAGAGAAAGGCAAGTCTGAGAAAAAAGAGGATCTGAAAGAAAAGAGTGGTGAAGAAACATCAGGAAGCAAGGATGTGAAAGAAAATGGAGCAGTGGTTATCTAA
- the LOC108224065 gene encoding uncharacterized protein LOC108224065 isoform X2, with product MLIPDLGLSFAYAPISGVPNTSQFPQMGYMVECSIYQSNTKLLKCGISVIRNMPPSITSFTSFIGGHSYRALTRNFCLRDVWHATQTCEPQFGGKSSEGETKSEEETHFSCFDDFDFEDDPELLRRRRIGLANKGKVPWNKGKKHSAETRALIRERTRAAMRDPKVKEKMAESPRTHSDQTKDRIRSSIRRLWDERFKERMAGEKLFLAWASRIAEAAKLGGSGEEELDWNSYEKIKREIALEQRQRAVDKVTAKEMGRIRSQRKAQAKAEKLIRLAEKRDVQEKANFKGDKKRKTHKKSKEEIEELAVAQELRLKERLIKMHRRKSTAGQLTNQDHRSWEKIDLESVKRDQIHKEVSLADQIRAVKNKRTLTNSSSICLSSQRSDDE from the exons ATGTTAATCCCTGATCT GGGATTGTCTTTTGCTTATGCACCTATCAGCGGTGTGCCTAATACATCTCAGTTTCCGCAAATGGGTTATATGGTGGAATGCTCAATATATCAATCAAACACAAAATTACTTAAATGTGGGATATCTGTTATAAGGAACATGCCTCCCTCAATAACCTCTTTTACCTCTTTCATTGGAGGACACTCATATAGAGCATTGACCAGAAATTTTTGTCTGAGGGATGTATGGCATGCAACACAAACTTGTGAGCCACAGTTTGGTGGGAAGTCTTCGGAGGGGGAAACTAAAAGCGAAGAAGAAACCCACTTTAGCTGTTTTGATGACTTCGATTTTGAAGATGATCCAGAACTTTTAAGAAGGAGAAGGATTGGATTGGCTAACAAAGGGAAAGTGCCGTGGAACAAGGGGAAAAAACATAGTGCAG AAACTCGTGCGCTGATCAGGGAGAGAACAAGAGCAGCCATGAGAGACCCCAAG GTCAAAGAAAAGATGGCTGAATCTCCACGAACTCATAG TGACCAAACAAAGGATAGAATACGCTCATCGATTAGACGGCTTTGGGATGAGCGATTTAAGGAGAGAATGGCTGGGGAAAAATTGTTCTTAGCATGGGCTTCCCGTATTGCAGAGGCTGCTAAGCTAGGTGGAAGTGGCGAAGAAGAACTTGACTGGAATAGCTATGAGAAGATTAAACGTGAGATAGCTTTAGAACAGCGTCAGCGGGCAGTGGACAAGGTAACTGCAAAGGAGATGGGACGCATACGCAGTCAGAGAAAAGCACAGGCAAAAGCAGAGAAGCTGATAAGGCTTGCGGAAAAGAGAGACGTACAGGAGAAGGCAAATTTTAAGGGTGACAAAAAGAGAAAAACACACAAGAAGTCGAAAGAAGAAATAGAGGAGTTGGCTGTTGCTCAAGAATTAAGACTAAAGGAAAGATTGATAAAG ATGCACAGGAGAAAATCCACCGCCGGTCAGTTGACCAATCAAGATCACCGGTCTTGGGAAAAAATTGATTTGGAGTCAGTTAAGAGAGATCAGATACACAAGGAAGTTTCACTTGCAGACCAGATCCGAGCTGTGAAGAACAAAAGAACTCTGACAAATTCATCTTCAATTTGTCTATCTAGTCAGAGATCAGATGATGAGTGA
- the LOC108224065 gene encoding uncharacterized protein LOC108224065 isoform X1, protein MGYMVECSIYQSNTKLLKCGISVIRNMPPSITSFTSFIGGHSYRALTRNFCLRDVWHATQTCEPQFGGKSSEGETKSEEETHFSCFDDFDFEDDPELLRRRRIGLANKGKVPWNKGKKHSAETRALIRERTRAAMRDPKVKEKMAESPRTHSDQTKDRIRSSIRRLWDERFKERMAGEKLFLAWASRIAEAAKLGGSGEEELDWNSYEKIKREIALEQRQRAVDKVTAKEMGRIRSQRKAQAKAEKLIRLAEKRDVQEKANFKGDKKRKTHKKSKEEIEELAVAQELRLKERLIKMHRRKSTAGQLTNQDHRSWEKIDLESVKRDQIHKEVSLADQIRAVKNKRTLTNSSSICLSSQRSDDE, encoded by the exons ATGGGTTATATGGTGGAATGCTCAATATATCAATCAAACACAAAATTACTTAAATGTGGGATATCTGTTATAAGGAACATGCCTCCCTCAATAACCTCTTTTACCTCTTTCATTGGAGGACACTCATATAGAGCATTGACCAGAAATTTTTGTCTGAGGGATGTATGGCATGCAACACAAACTTGTGAGCCACAGTTTGGTGGGAAGTCTTCGGAGGGGGAAACTAAAAGCGAAGAAGAAACCCACTTTAGCTGTTTTGATGACTTCGATTTTGAAGATGATCCAGAACTTTTAAGAAGGAGAAGGATTGGATTGGCTAACAAAGGGAAAGTGCCGTGGAACAAGGGGAAAAAACATAGTGCAG AAACTCGTGCGCTGATCAGGGAGAGAACAAGAGCAGCCATGAGAGACCCCAAG GTCAAAGAAAAGATGGCTGAATCTCCACGAACTCATAG TGACCAAACAAAGGATAGAATACGCTCATCGATTAGACGGCTTTGGGATGAGCGATTTAAGGAGAGAATGGCTGGGGAAAAATTGTTCTTAGCATGGGCTTCCCGTATTGCAGAGGCTGCTAAGCTAGGTGGAAGTGGCGAAGAAGAACTTGACTGGAATAGCTATGAGAAGATTAAACGTGAGATAGCTTTAGAACAGCGTCAGCGGGCAGTGGACAAGGTAACTGCAAAGGAGATGGGACGCATACGCAGTCAGAGAAAAGCACAGGCAAAAGCAGAGAAGCTGATAAGGCTTGCGGAAAAGAGAGACGTACAGGAGAAGGCAAATTTTAAGGGTGACAAAAAGAGAAAAACACACAAGAAGTCGAAAGAAGAAATAGAGGAGTTGGCTGTTGCTCAAGAATTAAGACTAAAGGAAAGATTGATAAAG ATGCACAGGAGAAAATCCACCGCCGGTCAGTTGACCAATCAAGATCACCGGTCTTGGGAAAAAATTGATTTGGAGTCAGTTAAGAGAGATCAGATACACAAGGAAGTTTCACTTGCAGACCAGATCCGAGCTGTGAAGAACAAAAGAACTCTGACAAATTCATCTTCAATTTGTCTATCTAGTCAGAGATCAGATGATGAGTGA
- the LOC108223839 gene encoding ABC transporter G family member 10 produces the protein MELPVKHPVSNGRGVLPYTIEAKKLSYSFHSLYADFSFSSCWRSQNTCPKYILKDVYCEARPGEITAIAGPSGAGKTSLLEILGGKIAPSKISGKVLINGVPADAKSFRKLSGFVTQDDALFPLLTVEETLMYSALLRLPGGRKEAGTRVTVLMRELGLDHVAGTRIGEGSNNGISGGERRRVSIGVELVHNPAVVLIDEPTSGLDSASALHVVSLLKAMVVQQGKTILLTIHQPGFWILELLDRLLLLSNGFVLHNGSLKLLEDRLKFVGHFIPPHINVLEFAIDVTSSLVIQTSDDFSNQILLKKQEDLQESEHDYDMSSLFHANRAEEHKSVASPNSHLEEIQILGERFFKNIFRTKQLFFTRIIQALFTGIILGTIFINVANDQGNLALQARIGFFAFSLTFLLSSTTEGLPIFLQERRIFMRETSRGAYRVSSYVISNTLIFIPFLLMIALLYTTPVYWLVGLRRNADGFMYFSLVVWMVILMSNSFTACFSALVPNFIMGTSVISGLMGSFFLFSGYFISKENIPRYWIFMHYLSLFKYPYECFMINQYGGEGGRRKCIQFEGGKCKMYGEGFLKQQGLRESQKWSNLGVMLGFIIGYRVLCFLILWFRCYRTRK, from the coding sequence ATGGAACTTCCGGTAAAACACCCGGTTTCTAATGGACGGGGTGTCCTCCCATATACAATAGAAGCCAAGAAAttatcatactcatttcatagcTTGTATGCTGATTTCAGCTTTTCATCTTGTTGGAGGTCTCAGAATACATGTCCCAAGTACATTTTGAAGGATGTATATTGTGAAGCTAGGCCCGGGGAGATCACCGCGATAGCTGGTCCAAGCGGGGCAGGGAAAACATCATTGTTAGAAATCCTTGGTGGGAAAATAGCTCCAAGTAAGATCTCTGGAAAAGTTCTCATCAATGGTGTTCCTGCAGATGCTAAGAGTTTCCGGAAACTATCTGGATTCGTGACCCAAGATGATGCGTTATTTCCACTATTAACTGTGGAAGAAACTCTCATGTATAGTGCTCTGTTAAGGCTACCTGGGGGGAGAAAAGAAGCTGGAACTAGAGTAACAGTACTAATGAGAGAACTTGGATTAGATCATGTTGCTGGAACAAGAATTGGGGAAGGATCTAATAACGGGATTTCTGGTGGCGAAAGGCGCAGAGTTTCCATTGGAGTTGAATTAGTCCATAATCCAGCTGTTGTGTTGATTGATGAACCAACTTCTGGTTTGGATTCAGCATCAGCTCTTCATGTTGTGAGTCTTCTCAAAGCGATGGTGGTTCAACAAGGTAAGACGATTCTTTTAACTATACATCAACCTGGTTTTTGGATTCTTGAGCTCTTGGACAGACTTCTTCTGCTATCAAATGGATTTGTTTTACATAATGGCTCACTGAAACTCCTTGAAGATAGGCTCAAGTTTGTTGGTCATTTCATTCCTCCACATATCAATGTTCTTGAATTTGCAATTGATGTCACTAGCAGCTTAGTCATACAAACTTCAGATGATTTCAGCAATCAAATTTTGCTCAAGAAACAAGAAGATCTTCAAGAAAGTGAACATGATTATGATATGAGCTCTCTCTTCCACGCAAACAGAGCTGAAGAGCATAAATCTGTCGCAAGCCCAAATTCTCACTTGGAGGAGATTCAAATTCTGGGGGagagatttttcaaaaatatattcagAACGAAACAACTATTCTTCACAAGGATCATACAAGCCTTGTTTACAGGAATAATACTAGGAACCATCTTCATCAATGTTGCAAATGATCAAGGTAACCTTGCATTACAGGCTCGAATTGGATTTTTCGCATTTAGTCTCACTTTCTTGTTGTCATCGACAACAGAAGGCCTCCCGATATTCTTGCAGGAGAGGAGAATTTTCATGAGAGAGACCTCGAGAGGAGCTTACCGAGTATCTTCGTATGTCATATCAAACACCCTCATCTTCATTCCGTTTCTTTTAATGATAGCTCTTCTGTACACTACTCCCGTGTACTGGCTTGTGGGTTTAAGACGAAATGCAGACGGATTCATGTATTTCAGCCTGGTGGTTTGGATGGTTATCCTCATGTCGAACTCATTCACAGCCTGTTTCAGTGCTCTGGTGCCTAATTTTATCATGGGAACCTCAGTGATTTCGGGGTTAATGGGTTCATTCTTCTTGTTTTCTGGATATTTCATATCGAAAGAGAATATACCAAGATACTGGATTTTCATGCACTACCTGAGTTTATTCAAGTACCCGTACGAGTGTTTTATGATTAATCAATACggaggggagggagggagaagaaaatgtatacaatttgAAGGGGGCAAATGTAAGATGTATGGAGAAGGGTTCTTAAAGCAACAGGGTTTGAGagaatcacagaagtggagcaACTTGGGTGTGATGCTGGGATTCATTATAGGGTACAGAGTGCTCTGCTTTCTGATTTTATGGTTCAGATGTTATAGAACCAGAAAATAG
- the LOC108222267 gene encoding protein trichome birefringence-like 31 encodes MTTQAPPDRRLGQLIFPVALTSLLVLGMVRVVFESLKSRGNVSILDLLGSHHSRVVKLPIMVSDEEVIPDGCNVFEGKWIWDNVSAPHYTEDSCSYLVKQVTCKRNGRTDSEYQNWRWQPSACNLPRFNALKLLEMLRNKRLMFVGDSIQRGMFDSMVCLVQSVIADGKKSLVRIPPRKIFRAEEYNASIEYYWAPFLVESNSDHATNHTVLKRFVKLDSIDNHSKQWEGVDILVFESYVWWMYKPLINATYGFPYKVGEYNVTTAYKLAMQTWANWIEKSISPITQKVFFMSMSPTHLWSWEWEAGTDGNCFNETRPIEKPYWGTGSNLDIMGTIKNVLGKLKVNVRLLNITQLSEFRKDGHTSVYGERKGKLLTREQRSDPKTYADCIHWCLPGVPDTWNEILYGHLLQDYRTS; translated from the exons ATGACAACACAAGCTCCACCTGATCGCAGGCTCGGGCAGCTCATATTTCCTGTTGCATTGACATCTCTTCTTGTACTAGGCATGGTTCGAGTCGTGTTTGAAAGTTTGAAGAGCAGAGGAAATGTTAGTATCCTTGATCTTCTGGGATCACATCACAGCAGAGTTGTGAAGCTTCCGATCATGGTGTCTGATGAAGAAGTCATTCCTGATGGCTGCAATGTTTTCGAAGGTAAATGGATATGGGACAATGTATCTGCTCCACATTATACTGAAGACAGTTGCTCTTATTTGGTTAAACAAGTCACCTGCAAAAGAAATGGCAGAACTGATTCTGAGTATCAGAATTGGAGGTGGCAGCCTTCTGCTTGCAACTTGCCAAG GTTTAATGCCTTGAAGTTGTTGGAGATGCTGAGGAACAAAAGGCTGATGTTTGTTGGAGACTCGATTCAAAGAGGCATGTTTGACTCAATGGTCTGTCTAGTACAATCAGTAATTGCTGATGGAAAGAAGTCGCTTGTCAGAATTCCACCTCGGAAAATTTTTAGAGCTGAG GAATATAATGCATCAATTGAATACTACTGGGCTCCATTCTTAGTAGAATCCAATTCAGATCATGCAACAAATCACACTGTACTCAAAAGATTTGTCAAGCTTGATAGCATTGATAATCATAGCAAACAGTGGGAAGGTGTTGATATTCTGGTATTCGAGAGTTATGTATGGTGGATGTATAAACCTTTGATCAATGCAAC ATATGGATTTCCATACAAAGTCGGCGAATATAATGTGACCACTGCATACAAATTGGCAATGCAAACTTGGGCAAATTGGATTGAAAAGAGCATCAGCCCAATCACTCAAAAAGTCTTTTTCATGAGCATGTCCCCCACACATTTGTG GAGCTGGGAATGGGAAGCTGGGACAGATGGAAATTGCTTCAACGAGACACGTCCGATCGAAAAGCCATACTGGGGGACTGGTTCCAATCTTGATATCATGGGAACAATCAAAAATGTTTTAGGAAAGTTAAAGGTCAATGTGAGATTGCTAAACATTACTCAATTATCGGAGTTTCGAAAAGATGGTCATACATCAGTGTATGGTGAGCgtaaaggaaagcttctaacaAGAGAACAAAGATCAGATCCTAAAACATATGCTGATTGCATTCACTGGTGTTTGCCAGGAGTTCCTGATACATGGAATGAGATTTTGTATGGACATCTTTTACAGGATTATCGCACTTCCTGA
- the LOC108223362 gene encoding sodium/calcium exchanger NCL: MSSKKLILLALISSLVLVPQVSARRIASDLVSDGASRIENVGQVQGEEEGSVCEQTYGFMPCTDTGLGNLFLIIVYGYLMYVGATYLSDGSELLLDILGPGIIGGLFLPVLGALPDALLILVSGLSGSVTTAQSQVSVGMGLLAGSTVMLLTVIWGTCVIVGKCDIENSVAIDGKDTKGFSLSGSGVSTDIWTSYAAMIMIVSLIPFVVVQVPQVLHSTAGRHLAVLIALVISVLLLVSYCMYQVFQPWIQSRKLAYTNYKHVKYGILKSAVGRLSTDQGTPDTEFIKKLFEQMDLDGDGYLTASELRALILGIQFDQINLNHDDAVAKLMKDFDKSADNQVDLPEFIDGIAEWLNDVKKSKASSTVTNSETIKYLNDYHEQTKREYGLLGEQSDEAVEVIENPKWTTTKAILLLMLGTVLAAVFADPLVDAVDNFSSATSIPSFFISFIALPLATNASEAVSAVIFASRKKLRSASLTFSEIYGAATMNNILCLSVFLALVYVRGLEWDFSSEVLVIIIVCIVMGLLGSISTTFPLWTTSIAFMLYPLSLVLVYVLDYIFGWS, translated from the exons ATGTCCAGTAAAAAGCTTATTCTCCTGGCCTTGATATCAAGCCTAGTTCTTGTTCCTCAAGTCTCTGCCAGAAGAATTGCTTCAGATCTCGTTTCCGACGGAGCCTCTCGGATTGAAAATGTGGGTCAAGTACAAGGAGAAGAAGAAGGTTCGGTTTGTGAGCAGACGTATGGATTCATGCCGTGCACAGACACGGGGCTGGGGAACTTGTTTCTTATAATTGTGTATGGATATCTCATGTATGTTGGAGCTACTTATCTTTCCGACGGAAGTGAGCTTTTGTTGGATATTCTAGGCCCGGGGATCATTGGCGGACTTTTTCTTCCCGTTCTCGGCGCACTTCCCGATGCTCTGCTCATTTTAG TCTCTGGATTATCTGGAAGTGTCACAACTGCTCAAAGTCAGGTTTCGGTTGGAATGGGGTTGCTAGCTGGATCCACTGTTATGCTTCTCACTGTCATATGGGGAACCTGTGTCATTGTTGGCAAATGCGACATAGAAAATTCTGTTGCTATAGACGGAAAAGATACCAAGGGATTTAGCTTAAGTG GTTCCGGTGTCAGTACTGATATTTGGACAAGTTATGCCGCAATGATAATGATTGTATCACTGATTCCTTTCGTAGTTGTACAAGTTCCACAAGTTTTGCACTCAACTGCAGGAAGGCACTTAGCAGTCTTGATTGCGCTTGTTATCTCCGTCTTGCTACTAGTTTCGTATTGCATGTATCAG GTATTTCAGCCTTGGATTCAGAGCAGAAAGCTTGCTTATACAAATTATAAGCATGTAAAATATGGAATTCTAAAGAGTGCAGTCGGGAGACTGTCAACTGATCAGGGCACGCCAGATACAGAATTCATAAAAAA GCTTTTTGAGCAAATGGACCTGGACGGTGATGGATATCTTACAGCTTCTGAACTAAGAGCCTTAATTTTAGGAATTCAATTTGATCAAATAAATCTGAATCATGATGATGCTGTGGCTAAACTAATGAAAGATTTTGACAAGTCTGCTGATAATCAAGTTGATTTACCCGAGTTCATCGATGGGATTGCAGAATGGCTTAATGATGTAAAGAAGTCAAAGGCTTCCTCTACTGTGACTAATTCTGAAACAATCAAGTATCTGAACGACTATCACGAG CAAACAAAGAGGGAATATGGTCTTTTAGGGGAACAAAGTGATGAAGCTGTTGAGGTTATAGAAAACCCTAAGTGGACAACCACTAAAGCTATACTACTGTTGATGCTTGGGACTGTTCTTGCAGCTGTTTTTGCTGATCCTCTGGTAGATGCTGTTGACAATTTCTCCAGTGCCACGAGTATTCCTTCGTTCTTTATATCATTCATTGCTCTTCCCCTAGCAACTAATGCCAGTGAAGCAGTATCAGCAGTTATATTTGCTAGCAGAAAAAAGCTGAGATCTGCATCCTTAACTTTTTCTGAG ATATATGGAGCGGCAACCATGAACAACATTCTGTGCCTGTCGGTCTTCTTGGCACTTGTTTATGTTAGAGGACTGGAATGGGACTTCTCTTCTGAAGTTTTGGTTATTATCATTGTTTGCATTGTGATGGGTTTGTTGGGTAGCATCAGCACAACTTTTCCTCTTTGGACAACTTCGATAGCTTTCATGCTTTATCCGCTCTCCTTGGTGTTAGTCTATGTCCTCGACTACATTTTTGGATGGTCGTGA